The genomic segment GCCCCCCGCCCCCGCCCGCCCCCCCCCCCCCCCCCCCCCCCCCCCCCCCCCCCCCGCGCGTGGGATTTTTCGAGTAATTCCGCGATTGTCTGTACCGACCCGCCTTATTACGACAACATCGACTACTCGGATATATCCGATTTCTTTTACGTTTGGTTAAGGCGGAATCTGAGCGATGTATGGCCGGATGAATGTAAGACTCTCGCCACGCCCAAAGCCGAGGAACTTATCGCGGACCCCTCTAGACACGGCGGGCGTGATAAGGCGCGTGATCACTTCGAAAACGGCATGCGACAGTTCTTGAGCAAACTGGCTTCACAGCACCGCACCGACTTCCCGATCTCAATTTTTTATGCGTACAAAGCCGAGGAGGGTAGGGACGGCAGGGAGAGCGGATGGTCGACGTTCTTGCAGGCGATGGTGGATGCAGGCCTGCAGATTACCGCCACCTGGCCGATCAGGACCGAACGACAGGCTCGATCCAACGCACTTGCGGCGAACGCGCTGGCTTCATCTGTCGTGTTGACATGCCGACCGCGGGGGGAGAACTCCGCGGTTGTAAATCGTGCCGAATTTGTCTCGACTTTGCGATCTCGATTGCCCGAGGCGCTTGGACTATTGCTGCAGAGCAACATCGCGCCGGTTGACCTACCGCAGGCGAGCATCGGTCCGGGCATGAAGATTTTCTCCGGCTTTGCAGGCGTGGTTCAGGCCGATGGTCAGAACATGAAAGCATCAGCAGCGTTGGCATTGATCAATCAGTATCTGGATGAATTCTTCAGCGGAGTTGAAGTGGAGCTTGACGCTGATAGTCGGTTCGCTTACGACTGGTACCGCCAGTACGGATTCGAATCAGGCCCTTCCGGAAATGCTGACTCAATTGCCCAAGCGCGCGGCACCTCGCTGGATGGCATTAATGCCTCCGCCATCGGTTCCGCGGTCGCCGGAAAATTCCGACTCACAAGGCTCTCACAATCGGGCGCTGCATGGAATCCTGATCAGGATGCCCGCCCCACGGTATGGGAAGCGGTCCACCATCTTGCAGGCAAGCTCGAGGTTTCCGAGATGGAGGCCGGGCAACTCTACGCCCGATTGGGAAGCCTTCGCGAGGGAGTGCGGGATCTTGCATACATGCTCTATCGCGCGGCGAACGAACGCGGCGACGCCGCGGCCGCTCGCTCCTACAACGGACTGGTTTTGGCCTTGCCGGTAATCATCGAGCGTTCGCGCGAAGCAATCCTTGAGCAATCTGACTTGATATGACGCACTCAAAAGTTTTCAGGAATTGAACGATGGCTCTTACCAACGTTGAACGGGTGGGCAAGGCGCTTGAACTGGTCCGTGATGGACTAATCGCGCCGGTCGATCGCGCGCTCGTTTCCTTTATTGGACCCGATTGGCCTAACAAAGTTTCTTCAACTTCAGGACATCCAACCCGACGCGCCAACCGAGCGGACCTCTCGCTGTTGATTTCCGGAATCATCGCCCCTGACCTGTGGCGCAATTTATGGTCCAGGCAGTTCTCAAATGGACACCGCTCGCTGGTTTTTGAACTGCGCGACGTGCGAAACCGCTGGGCCCACCAGGAGGCTTTCAGTTCCGACGACGCATATCGGGCCTTGGACACGATGGAGCGGGTCCTAGAGGCTTTTCGGGCGCCCGAGCAGCGCACTCAGATCAGATCATTGCGGATCGAATTGCAGCGCCAGGTATTCGATGCGGAGCGGCGAACCCAGCAGCGTCGCGTCGAACGGCAGACCAGTGGCGAACCCGAATCTGGCTTGAGTTCCTGGCGAGACGTGATTGCCCCACACGAGGACGTTGCGGCCAATCGCTTCGAGGAGGCCGAGTTCGCCGCAGACCTGCACGCCGTGCACTCGGGCGATGCTGATTCCCAGTACCTTAATCCGCGCACGTTTTTTGCCCGCACGTATTTGACCCAAGGGCTGCGCGGTCTGATCACCGGAGCAGCCAAACGCCTGTCCGGTCGCGGCGGCGATCCGGTCGTGGAATTACAGACCAATTTCGGCGGTGGCAAGACCCACAGCCTCATTGCGCTCTATCACCTCGCTTCTGGGATAAATGCTGCCGAACTTCCCGGGGTCGGGGAAGCGCTGGCCGAGGAAGATTTGCAATTGCCGGGGAAAGTTGCACGGGCGGTGCTGGTCGGCACGCAACTCCAGGCGGGCGACCCCATTACGGTAGCTCCCGGCATAACGCTCAACACTCTCTGGGGACACATGGCCTGGCAGCTCGGCGGTCGCGAAGGGTACGAGGTCGTACGCCAGGCCGACGAGACTGGAACCAACCCCGGTGAATCCCTGGCGCGGCTGTTCCAGATGTGCAGCCCTGCGCTAATCCTCATCGATGAGTGGGTGGCGTATGCCCGCGACCTGCGCGATCCCGGTGACGGCGAACGGCTTCCGGGCGGGTACTTTGATACCCAATTCACCTTCGCCCAGGCGCTGACCGAAAACGTTGAGCGGGTCCAGGGAGTGATGGCGCTGGTGTCGGTTCCGTCTTCGGATCTGGAGGTTGGTGGACGTAGGGGACAGTTAGCCCTGGACAGATTACATAACGTGATTGCCCGCAAGGCCTCGCAGTGGCAGCCAGCCCAAGCCGACGAGTCGTTCGAGATCGTCAGGCGCCGGTTGTTCGATGAGATTTCACCTGAAGGCGCCCGTGAACGCGACTTGGTGATCGACTCCTACTTGCGGATGTATCGGCGTCACCGACAGGAATTTCCTGCCGAAGCCGCAGAGCCTCTTTACCGTGAACGGATGCTGGCCACGTACCCTGTCCACCCGGCACTGTTTGATCACCTGTTCAGCCAGTGGTCGTCGCTGGACAAATTTCAACGCACCCGCGGTGTGCTGCGGTTGATGGCACTTGCGATAGCCGAATTGTGGCGTTCTACAGACAAATCACTGTTGATCATGCCGGGAACTCTGCCGATTCACGCCAGCGCGTTCTCTTCAGAACTGAAGAAGTACCTTGAGGACGGCTGGGACCCGGTGATCAAATCCGACGTGGACGGAAAGAACTCAGAACCCGACAAGATCGACTCCGAGCATCGCCATTTCGGTCGATATTCGGCGGCGCGCCGTGTGGCCCGAACCGTCTATATGGGATCCGCACCAGGCCAAGCCGGCAACCAGCGTATCGACGTTGGGCAAGTTGCTCTTGGTTCGGTCCAGCCGGGCGAGCCGCCAACGCAATTTCGCGATGCGTTATCTGAACTAGCCCGCCGGTCGAATCATCTCTACGTCGACGGAGGACAGTACTGGTATTCGCTGCAGCCCAACGTAACCCGCATGGCCAACGAACGCGCCGTCTCGAATTTT from the Chloroflexota bacterium genome contains:
- a CDS encoding ATP-binding protein — translated: MALTNVERVGKALELVRDGLIAPVDRALVSFIGPDWPNKVSSTSGHPTRRANRADLSLLISGIIAPDLWRNLWSRQFSNGHRSLVFELRDVRNRWAHQEAFSSDDAYRALDTMERVLEAFRAPEQRTQIRSLRIELQRQVFDAERRTQQRRVERQTSGEPESGLSSWRDVIAPHEDVAANRFEEAEFAADLHAVHSGDADSQYLNPRTFFARTYLTQGLRGLITGAAKRLSGRGGDPVVELQTNFGGGKTHSLIALYHLASGINAAELPGVGEALAEEDLQLPGKVARAVLVGTQLQAGDPITVAPGITLNTLWGHMAWQLGGREGYEVVRQADETGTNPGESLARLFQMCSPALILIDEWVAYARDLRDPGDGERLPGGYFDTQFTFAQALTENVERVQGVMALVSVPSSDLEVGGRRGQLALDRLHNVIARKASQWQPAQADESFEIVRRRLFDEISPEGARERDLVIDSYLRMYRRHRQEFPAEAAEPLYRERMLATYPVHPALFDHLFSQWSSLDKFQRTRGVLRLMALAIAELWRSTDKSLLIMPGTLPIHASAFSSELKKYLEDGWDPVIKSDVDGKNSEPDKIDSEHRHFGRYSAARRVARTVYMGSAPGQAGNQRIDVGQVALGSVQPGEPPTQFRDALSELARRSNHLYVDGGQYWYSLQPNVTRMANERAVSNFSDADADLLIRDLIAVQRDRGPFAGVHPFASGPGDVDDRDDGVRLVILDPEFTHSGRDTDSVAVRLAEHILGQRSAGPRVNRNLLVFVAADSERLAELRQAARLLLAWRSIVADAERLDLTPHQQAQARDRQGDAKTRVDSLLAQTFRHLLSPSQRPGSSDVEWQVGLLRSEGPIAAMAAARLESDERLITAYSPRRIRMDLDDHRLWNQQQRIVVSALWQAYCRYPYLARLSSRHVLVTAIAQIDEQLIPDDLFGYEPEGPINVHTWLVHPSQIESGNGGGGGEEEVNGGGDDPPEGDARSNPTRFFGNFELDPLRANAQFPEIVDAIVAHLGEDVSILVDVTGHEPDGYDENARRTISENASQLGGKQVEFND